In Methylacidiphilum infernorum V4, a single window of DNA contains:
- the glgX gene encoding glycogen debranching protein GlgX, translating to MIVKPGKPYPLGATWDGKGVNFALFSENAAQVELCLFDNSGQNEQRIVLREETDFIWHVYLEGVLPGQYYGYRVYGPYEPEKGHRFNPHKLLIDPYAKLLSRPFRWDKSLFGYRIGDPEEDLSFDEQDSAAFVPFSVVADTSFSWGEDRRPSIPWHKTIIYEAHVKGLTQLMPYIPEELRGTYLALASEPVVNHLLGLGVTTLELLPVHQHVDESHLVEKKLTNYWGYNTLCYFAPDLRFAVQNTKLDPLAQFKTMVRSLHAAGIEVILDVVYNHTAEGNHLGPTLCFRGIDNSSYYRLVPDKPRYYMDFSGCGNSLNMRNPRVIQLIMDSLRYWVCEMHVDGFRFDLASALARELYEVDKLSTFFEVIRQDPVLSQVKMIAEPWDIGAGGYQVGNFPVGWAEWNGKYRDAVRKFWKGDLGMLPEFATRISGSSDLYEQSGRKPYASVNFVCCHDGFTLMDLVSYNQKHNEANLEDNRDGQNDNYSWNCGVEGPTEDPSILQLRLRQRKNLLSTLFLSIGVPMLLSGDEMGHSQKGNNNCYCQDNELSWISWKLTPQEEKFLQFICELIKIRKTEPVFQRRKFFHGRAIRGSEVRDIRWLDINGEPLTDESWNTGYIKSFGVYLAGDMIGDVDEQGNPVEGNSMLIFFNGSENPVSLTLPKRREDKPWTIVFDTAKDETAPEEYPGGSAYPLKERSLVLFRGFREKEKKQENLSSS from the coding sequence ATGATCGTTAAGCCTGGCAAACCTTATCCCCTAGGAGCCACATGGGATGGGAAAGGGGTTAATTTTGCCCTTTTTTCGGAAAATGCGGCTCAAGTTGAACTTTGCCTTTTCGATAACTCCGGCCAAAACGAGCAGAGGATCGTGTTGAGGGAAGAAACGGATTTTATTTGGCATGTTTATTTAGAGGGGGTTCTTCCGGGCCAATACTACGGATACCGGGTGTACGGACCCTATGAACCGGAAAAGGGCCATCGGTTTAATCCCCACAAGCTGCTTATCGATCCTTACGCCAAGCTTCTCTCAAGACCTTTTCGCTGGGACAAATCCCTGTTTGGCTACCGGATTGGCGATCCAGAGGAGGATCTCTCCTTTGACGAACAGGACAGTGCTGCTTTCGTTCCCTTCAGCGTGGTGGCCGATACCTCGTTTTCTTGGGGCGAAGATCGCCGGCCGTCCATCCCCTGGCATAAGACCATTATTTACGAAGCCCACGTCAAGGGCCTTACACAGTTGATGCCCTACATTCCTGAAGAACTCAGGGGAACATACCTGGCTTTAGCCTCGGAACCGGTCGTTAACCATCTTCTTGGGCTTGGAGTAACCACCCTTGAGCTCTTGCCCGTCCACCAGCATGTCGATGAATCCCACCTCGTCGAAAAAAAGTTGACCAATTACTGGGGCTACAACACGCTTTGTTATTTTGCTCCGGATCTTCGCTTTGCCGTCCAAAATACCAAGCTTGATCCCTTGGCTCAATTTAAAACCATGGTTCGCTCGCTTCATGCCGCGGGGATTGAAGTCATCCTGGATGTCGTCTATAACCACACGGCTGAAGGGAACCATTTGGGGCCCACCCTGTGTTTTCGAGGGATAGACAATAGTTCTTACTACAGGCTTGTGCCTGACAAGCCGCGCTATTACATGGATTTTAGCGGTTGTGGCAACAGCTTGAACATGCGTAATCCTCGGGTCATTCAACTGATCATGGATAGCCTGCGCTACTGGGTTTGTGAAATGCACGTGGATGGGTTTCGGTTTGACTTGGCGTCTGCCTTGGCAAGGGAACTCTACGAGGTGGATAAGCTTTCTACCTTTTTTGAAGTGATTCGGCAAGACCCGGTTCTTTCCCAAGTCAAGATGATTGCCGAACCTTGGGATATCGGGGCGGGAGGCTACCAGGTGGGAAATTTCCCCGTGGGATGGGCGGAGTGGAATGGGAAATACAGGGATGCGGTAAGAAAATTCTGGAAGGGAGACCTGGGGATGTTACCGGAATTTGCAACCCGGATCTCCGGGTCGAGCGATCTTTACGAACAAAGCGGCCGAAAACCTTATGCGAGCGTCAACTTTGTCTGTTGCCATGACGGTTTTACGCTCATGGACCTGGTCAGCTACAACCAGAAACATAATGAAGCTAACCTTGAAGACAACCGGGATGGGCAAAACGATAACTACAGCTGGAATTGCGGCGTGGAAGGTCCCACCGAGGATCCTTCTATCCTCCAGTTGCGGCTTAGGCAGAGGAAGAATTTATTATCTACCCTTTTCCTTTCCATTGGCGTTCCCATGCTGCTGAGCGGAGACGAAATGGGCCACAGCCAAAAAGGCAATAACAACTGCTATTGCCAAGATAACGAGTTGAGCTGGATTTCTTGGAAGTTGACTCCCCAAGAAGAAAAATTTCTCCAGTTTATTTGCGAGCTGATCAAGATAAGAAAGACAGAACCGGTCTTTCAAAGGCGAAAGTTTTTTCACGGTCGAGCCATTCGGGGCAGCGAGGTTCGTGACATTCGCTGGCTGGATATCAACGGGGAGCCGCTTACGGATGAAAGCTGGAATACCGGATACATCAAGTCCTTTGGAGTTTACTTGGCGGGAGACATGATTGGAGACGTCGATGAGCAGGGAAACCCCGTCGAAGGAAATTCCATGTTGATTTTCTTTAACGGCTCGGAAAACCCTGTTTCTTTAACCTTGCCCAAGCGGAGAGAAGACAAGCCCTGGACGATAGTCTTTGACACGGCAAAAGATGAGACCGCCCCGGAGGAATACCCGGGAGGGAGTGCGTATCCATTGAAAGAAAGATCCCTTGTGCTCTTTCGCGGCTTTCGAGAAAAAGAAAAAAAGCAAGAAAACCTTTCTTCTTCATGA
- a CDS encoding C40 family peptidase: MTFLSLLWPFLFFFSSLFAQVPSPAPSSASLPKDVFPNASLEPEDLVEYPRLSQPVQRLLTQALALTKENLTYLYGSADPKEGGMDCSGFVYYVLVNVGLKDVPRSSSGLYIWVRKEGLFKAVLSNNPDSFELGELQPGDLLFWIGTYPTQNDPPISHVMIYLGHEKQTGERVMVGSSDGRTYHGKRRWGVSVFDLFMSFPNPRYRANGSTKFVGYGKIPGLQSIVIEKE; this comes from the coding sequence ATGACCTTTTTGTCGTTGTTGTGGCCCTTTCTTTTCTTTTTTTCTTCTCTCTTTGCTCAAGTTCCTTCCCCCGCCCCTTCCTCCGCTTCCTTGCCTAAAGACGTGTTCCCCAATGCTTCTCTTGAACCCGAAGACCTCGTGGAATATCCCCGCTTATCTCAGCCTGTCCAACGGCTCCTTACCCAAGCCTTAGCCTTGACCAAGGAAAACCTGACTTACCTGTATGGTTCGGCCGATCCCAAGGAAGGGGGGATGGATTGTTCGGGCTTTGTTTATTACGTTTTAGTCAATGTTGGCTTAAAAGATGTTCCGAGAAGTTCTTCCGGTCTCTACATCTGGGTTCGAAAAGAAGGTCTCTTTAAGGCTGTCTTGAGCAACAACCCGGATAGTTTTGAGTTGGGCGAGCTTCAACCCGGGGACCTTCTTTTTTGGATAGGGACCTACCCGACCCAAAACGATCCGCCTATCAGTCATGTGATGATATACCTTGGACATGAAAAGCAAACCGGGGAACGGGTAATGGTCGGTTCCAGCGACGGAAGGACCTACCACGGCAAGAGGAGGTGGGGGGTGAGCGTTTTTGATCTCTTCATGAGCTTTCCCAATCCCCGGTATCGGGCAAACGGCTCGACGAAGTTTGTCGGCTACGGGAAAATCCCGGGGCTACAATCGATTGTCATCGAAAAAGAGTAA
- a CDS encoding TylF/MycF/NovP-related O-methyltransferase — protein sequence MNNNTDTCLRELYIELLKNSLTFRLYPEQLGILNFLRIPPWIGWALRFFVKQLDKRDLVLARRKTERDVEEGNFWPLYAQTMVGLKRLRNVQECIEDVLENGIEGDFLEAGVWRGGCAIFMKGMLVAWGDTKRKVFVADSFSGFPSHKPSIFSSESGFDKSSYIAVSEEEVRDNFRRYGLLDDRVIFIKGYFEETLIHAPVEKLDILRIDADLYSAYKAALNALYDKLSIGGYCIIDDYVMEGCRAAVDEYRKEKGILAPLRQIDWTGVYWKKE from the coding sequence ATGAACAATAATACTGATACATGTTTAAGAGAATTATATATCGAACTTCTTAAAAACAGTCTTACATTTCGATTATATCCTGAACAGCTTGGAATCTTAAATTTTCTGCGAATTCCTCCTTGGATCGGTTGGGCACTTCGATTCTTTGTAAAACAGTTAGACAAGAGGGATCTTGTTTTGGCTCGACGTAAAACGGAAAGAGACGTGGAAGAGGGGAATTTTTGGCCGCTCTATGCTCAGACCATGGTTGGATTAAAGAGGTTGCGGAATGTTCAGGAATGTATCGAGGATGTTCTTGAAAATGGCATTGAAGGAGATTTTTTGGAAGCGGGCGTTTGGCGTGGGGGCTGTGCGATTTTCATGAAAGGAATGCTCGTGGCGTGGGGAGATACAAAAAGAAAAGTCTTTGTTGCCGATTCCTTTTCAGGTTTTCCTTCTCATAAGCCTTCTATTTTTTCATCCGAATCGGGGTTTGATAAATCATCCTATATTGCCGTTTCGGAAGAAGAAGTTCGGGATAATTTCCGGCGTTACGGCCTTTTGGACGATCGTGTGATCTTTATCAAGGGGTATTTTGAAGAAACCCTTATCCATGCCCCTGTTGAAAAGCTGGACATTCTTCGCATTGATGCCGACCTGTATAGTGCTTATAAGGCAGCGTTGAATGCTCTCTATGATAAGCTAAGTATAGGCGGGTATTGCATAATTGATGATTATGTCATGGAGGGTTGTAGGGCTGCCGTTGATGAATACCGCAAGGAAAAGGGAATCCTTGCTCCATTACGGCAAATTGATTGGACCGGAGTTTATTGGAAAAAAGAATAA
- a CDS encoding FtsK/SpoIIIE domain-containing protein yields MEEETWVEELFGIDTVDDPRRDSDQPILGLNQKALDFLLSKIEGCSQGRCPNKALFLSSPAAGYGKTFLIGQLIRKNRGKANIIYIQPFEETNRSWEFLFNRMLLELRQEEWIGNERSSLEMAKRITQIDVFIHRVLGNLLADVIKQGLVDPSELIKEGLLHGLTHPREVEGTLRKGISSHFDFADPKEKWQSWMKRNFKSGIASCCEHALYERRIFLSDSLIHLALLWVFFLYEAYRKERSSEEWSLCWKWLKYGFLDDKEEYEKIGIGSLFHREVQEINQEVMKNRIFDFCKLAVFARPFVFCFDQTEIYRSNPDLANRFGLIVSTLVDQCPNQLTLVTANLPVWEKSILPHLEEAHRDRFLYPPVQELQLDPINKNQAMILVEQRMDKKGVEEPIRTRAREAVCRVFEKKKSMGVREFLQELRQELKKNPPSSISIEKLFNEYKSKLATDPKNLEFYPENLSRVVEKFFEQIPSGRIDREPKSKYFSFSWSRDRLQMQFYFGFVESSSYQVWKAIAKKTTELKTSYKGSFLTSLFFRTPKLDHIPKEKWTKVREAVEEAQNSSALLVVSLDQDWTLSFYALNQLLLESASEDIPYPLAEIQSFLKDKLSPFFESLHPMIKIAVTGDQAPPPPPPLPPEFTPPPKEMSVTELVDQLLGQERGEKRSNMDLGELFHQLVKDFSEKLKENPQAEARVLFNRIIQGHKEKIRFLSPGQKDFLRKALDSFLVESVLEKKRSGWTLEGLFWQVEQGFEAFYPGDQASQRIKIKGSVDRLSKDRLGRIELVDYKILQGETGPHTERYLLQLSLYSWLLDRHSLKPDLARLEYFSPGYRSDLFSKEKLKEIFDSKIKPFLDRLISVSPGFEESKKKDEPVPPEFEEKKERLKLFFEKNKIKAAMAKIKVAPQFGRFLLSLDLTTRSGEIIRRRGDIAIYLGYKKEEITITEGREYLELDCPRDKVEQVSWTDARRYMANQPGELCFPIGKTLDTEEEWLTGDFSQSQYPHILAGGTTGSGKSQFLKVLIAHFLLKRPKVELFVADFKGQDFVFKETNPSPLRIVHDREQTLSFLDQMVQEMDSRFKTGKDSPKWIIIFDEYSDMLDGANPGQRKELENLIRRLAQKGRAAGIHLVIATQYPKKDVVSTLIKTNLPGRICLAVPDGKASEVILDKRGAENLRGAGDLLCNLDPKGSARLIRAQAPFISQQEWEEVGKEAAKRKNRA; encoded by the coding sequence ATGGAAGAAGAAACATGGGTAGAAGAATTGTTTGGGATAGATACGGTAGATGATCCGCGCCGGGATAGCGACCAGCCTATCCTGGGGTTAAATCAAAAGGCCCTGGATTTCTTGCTTTCAAAGATTGAAGGCTGTAGCCAAGGACGGTGTCCGAACAAAGCCCTTTTTTTGTCTTCCCCGGCTGCCGGCTACGGGAAGACTTTCTTGATCGGCCAGCTCATCAGGAAAAACAGGGGAAAGGCCAATATCATCTACATCCAGCCCTTTGAAGAGACGAACCGGAGTTGGGAATTTCTCTTTAACCGGATGCTTCTGGAACTCCGGCAGGAGGAATGGATCGGCAATGAAAGATCTTCCTTGGAGATGGCGAAGAGGATTACCCAGATCGACGTCTTTATTCACCGGGTCCTTGGCAACCTCCTGGCCGATGTGATCAAGCAGGGCCTGGTCGATCCCAGCGAGTTGATCAAGGAAGGCCTTCTCCATGGCCTTACCCACCCCAGGGAAGTAGAAGGAACGCTCAGGAAAGGTATTTCAAGCCATTTCGATTTTGCCGATCCCAAGGAAAAGTGGCAATCGTGGATGAAGAGGAATTTTAAAAGCGGGATCGCCTCCTGCTGTGAGCATGCCCTATATGAGCGAAGGATCTTTCTCAGCGATTCCCTGATTCATTTGGCCCTCTTGTGGGTTTTCTTTCTTTACGAAGCCTACAGGAAGGAAAGATCTTCCGAGGAGTGGTCCTTGTGCTGGAAATGGCTTAAGTATGGGTTCTTGGATGACAAGGAAGAATATGAAAAAATCGGGATCGGTTCCCTGTTTCATAGGGAAGTCCAGGAAATCAACCAGGAGGTAATGAAAAATAGGATTTTTGATTTTTGCAAGCTGGCCGTTTTTGCCAGGCCCTTTGTCTTTTGCTTTGACCAGACCGAAATTTACCGCTCCAACCCCGATTTAGCCAATAGGTTTGGATTGATCGTTTCGACCCTCGTGGATCAATGCCCAAACCAGCTCACGCTTGTGACCGCCAACCTTCCCGTCTGGGAGAAAAGTATTCTTCCTCACCTTGAAGAGGCCCATCGGGACCGCTTCCTTTATCCTCCGGTCCAAGAACTCCAGCTTGACCCCATAAACAAAAACCAGGCGATGATTTTAGTCGAGCAAAGAATGGACAAGAAAGGGGTAGAAGAACCGATCCGGACAAGGGCAAGGGAAGCGGTTTGCCGGGTCTTTGAGAAAAAGAAGTCGATGGGGGTAAGGGAGTTTTTACAAGAACTAAGGCAAGAACTAAAGAAGAACCCCCCCTCCTCGATCTCCATAGAAAAGTTGTTTAACGAGTACAAATCGAAGCTTGCTACCGATCCGAAAAACCTTGAGTTTTATCCTGAAAACCTGAGCCGGGTAGTCGAAAAGTTTTTCGAGCAGATCCCCTCGGGAAGGATCGATAGGGAACCCAAGTCCAAGTATTTTTCCTTTTCTTGGAGCAGAGACCGGCTCCAAATGCAGTTCTACTTTGGCTTTGTAGAAAGCTCCTCCTACCAGGTCTGGAAAGCCATAGCCAAAAAAACGACCGAGCTTAAGACAAGCTACAAGGGAAGTTTTTTGACAAGCCTCTTTTTCCGGACTCCAAAGCTGGATCACATTCCCAAGGAAAAGTGGACGAAAGTCAGGGAAGCGGTAGAAGAAGCCCAAAATAGTTCTGCTCTCCTCGTCGTTTCCCTGGATCAAGACTGGACCCTCAGCTTTTATGCTTTAAACCAGCTCCTCTTGGAATCTGCTTCTGAGGACATTCCTTATCCGCTAGCCGAGATCCAAAGCTTCCTCAAGGATAAGCTCAGCCCTTTTTTTGAATCGCTCCATCCCATGATCAAGATCGCGGTGACTGGGGATCAGGCTCCTCCTCCTCCTCCTCCTCTTCCTCCCGAATTTACTCCTCCTCCTAAGGAAATGAGCGTCACGGAGCTTGTGGACCAACTCCTAGGCCAAGAAAGGGGAGAAAAACGGTCAAACATGGACCTGGGAGAGCTTTTTCACCAGCTAGTCAAAGATTTCTCCGAAAAACTAAAAGAAAATCCACAAGCTGAGGCACGAGTGCTTTTCAACCGGATCATCCAAGGCCATAAAGAAAAGATCCGTTTTCTTTCACCAGGCCAGAAAGATTTTCTGAGAAAGGCCCTGGATTCCTTTCTTGTGGAAAGCGTCTTAGAAAAGAAAAGATCGGGATGGACGCTTGAAGGGCTTTTTTGGCAGGTCGAGCAGGGTTTTGAAGCCTTTTACCCTGGTGATCAAGCTTCCCAAAGGATCAAGATTAAGGGGAGCGTGGACAGGTTAAGCAAGGATCGGCTTGGGCGAATTGAACTTGTCGATTACAAGATTCTCCAGGGAGAGACTGGTCCACATACCGAGCGCTACCTTTTGCAGCTTTCTCTCTACAGTTGGCTCTTGGATCGCCACAGCCTTAAGCCTGATCTTGCCCGGCTGGAATATTTTTCTCCCGGTTACCGCTCCGATCTCTTTTCCAAAGAAAAGCTCAAGGAAATTTTCGATAGTAAGATAAAGCCTTTCTTGGACCGGCTTATTTCGGTTTCTCCGGGATTCGAAGAATCAAAGAAAAAAGACGAGCCGGTTCCACCGGAATTCGAAGAAAAGAAGGAAAGATTAAAGCTTTTCTTTGAAAAGAACAAGATCAAGGCAGCCATGGCAAAAATAAAAGTAGCGCCCCAGTTCGGTCGGTTTCTTCTTTCCTTGGATCTCACGACGAGGAGCGGTGAAATCATAAGGCGGAGGGGAGACATCGCCATCTACCTAGGGTATAAGAAAGAAGAAATCACTATTACGGAGGGAAGAGAATACTTGGAGCTCGATTGTCCTCGGGACAAGGTCGAACAGGTGAGTTGGACCGATGCTCGCCGGTACATGGCAAATCAACCCGGCGAACTTTGTTTTCCGATCGGGAAAACCCTCGATACAGAAGAAGAGTGGCTTACGGGAGATTTTTCTCAGTCCCAATATCCTCACATCCTTGCCGGCGGGACGACGGGTAGCGGCAAGAGCCAATTTCTCAAGGTGTTGATCGCTCATTTCCTCTTAAAGAGGCCAAAAGTCGAGCTTTTCGTTGCGGATTTTAAAGGACAAGATTTCGTTTTTAAAGAAACAAATCCTTCCCCGCTTAGGATTGTCCATGATCGGGAACAGACTCTTTCATTCCTCGATCAAATGGTCCAAGAAATGGATAGCCGTTTTAAAACGGGGAAAGATTCCCCTAAATGGATCATTATTTTTGACGAGTATTCTGACATGCTTGATGGAGCGAATCCAGGGCAAAGAAAGGAGCTTGAAAACCTCATCCGACGCCTTGCTCAAAAAGGGAGGGCGGCTGGAATCCACCTCGTGATCGCCACCCAATATCCCAAAAAAGATGTAGTTTCAACCCTGATCAAGACCAATCTTCCCGGAAGAATATGTTTAGCGGTGCCTGACGGGAAGGCTTCGGAGGTGATCCTCGATAAGAGGGGAGCCGAAAACCTACGTGGAGCGGGCGATCTCTTGTGCAACCTCGATCCGAAGGGTTCCGCGCGGTTGATCCGCGCCCAAGCTCCGTTCATCAGCCAGCAAGAGTGGGAAGAGGTGGGAAAAGAAGCGGCGAAAAGAAAAAACAGGGCTTGA
- a CDS encoding class I SAM-dependent methyltransferase, producing the protein MKNFLYNFHPEKNIDHFTALDGTIKFYSFVRAIMLKIEAREILDFGAGSGSFYNEEVSVYRKWIRDLRINGKTTVTACDIDPVVLNHPCSDRQVLLENNKKLPFSNGMFDLIVSDMTFEHIENPSLVSCELVRVLKPGGFLCVRTPNGWGYIRLISSIIPNRFHHQILRYVQPHRKIKDIFPTYYRLNSLSQIKKYFHDCELYYFYDNAEPAYFFGSEIIYRLFFFLHKVMPKKFSAIICFFVKKTS; encoded by the coding sequence ATGAAAAACTTTCTTTATAACTTTCATCCTGAAAAGAACATTGACCATTTTACGGCACTAGACGGAACGATCAAGTTTTACTCTTTCGTCAGGGCAATAATGCTCAAAATCGAGGCAAGGGAAATCTTGGATTTTGGGGCAGGCAGTGGTTCTTTTTATAATGAAGAGGTTTCTGTCTATCGAAAGTGGATTCGTGACTTACGTATTAATGGCAAAACAACGGTTACCGCATGCGACATCGATCCGGTCGTCTTAAATCATCCTTGTTCAGACAGGCAAGTCCTTCTAGAAAATAATAAGAAACTTCCCTTTTCAAATGGAATGTTTGATTTAATTGTCAGTGACATGACATTTGAACATATTGAAAATCCAAGTCTTGTTAGCTGTGAACTGGTAAGAGTTCTTAAACCAGGTGGATTTCTCTGCGTAAGAACTCCTAACGGATGGGGGTATATTCGATTGATTTCCAGTATCATTCCCAATAGGTTTCATCATCAAATTTTACGATACGTCCAGCCTCACCGAAAGATTAAAGATATTTTTCCTACCTATTACAGGTTAAATAGCCTATCCCAAATCAAAAAGTACTTTCACGACTGTGAACTTTACTATTTTTATGACAATGCAGAACCAGCCTATTTCTTTGGAAGTGAAATTATTTATCGCCTCTTCTTTTTCCTCCACAAAGTTATGCCAAAAAAATTTTCGGCCATAATCTGTTTCTTTGTAAAAAAAACATCTTGA
- a CDS encoding FkbM family methyltransferase: MNLFEKLTKFYKNVINKNSWKGLCCGVFAGTEHEPVLRDLNCLTVIDIGANRGQFSLAARHLFPKAAIYAFEPLPVPAAIFKKVFKDDPLVQLIQSGIGKTRELRTIHISYKDDSSSFLPIGENQLRLFPGTGHKESKEVEIGPLSLWITAESIKKPALLKIDVQGFELEVLKGSEELLDLFDYIYVESSFCELYHGQALADEIIAFLFSRQFRLKGIYNLFYDKRGKPVQGDFFFSK, encoded by the coding sequence ATGAATCTTTTTGAAAAACTAACAAAGTTTTACAAGAACGTGATCAACAAAAATTCTTGGAAAGGGCTGTGCTGTGGGGTCTTTGCAGGTACAGAGCATGAGCCTGTATTAAGAGATCTAAACTGTCTTACCGTCATCGATATTGGAGCCAATAGAGGGCAGTTTTCTCTAGCGGCAAGGCATCTTTTTCCCAAGGCTGCGATCTATGCTTTTGAACCCTTGCCCGTTCCGGCTGCCATTTTTAAGAAAGTCTTTAAAGATGATCCTTTAGTTCAGCTCATCCAGTCCGGGATCGGAAAAACAAGGGAATTAAGAACGATCCACATTTCTTATAAAGACGATTCTTCATCGTTCTTGCCGATCGGGGAAAACCAACTCCGGCTTTTCCCCGGCACGGGGCACAAGGAATCGAAAGAAGTGGAAATCGGCCCCTTAAGCTTGTGGATAACGGCTGAATCCATAAAAAAACCCGCCTTGTTGAAGATCGACGTCCAGGGTTTTGAACTTGAAGTTTTAAAGGGATCGGAAGAGTTGTTAGATCTTTTCGATTACATCTACGTTGAATCCTCTTTTTGTGAACTTTACCATGGGCAAGCCCTTGCGGATGAGATCATCGCCTTTTTATTTTCCCGCCAATTCCGGTTAAAAGGCATTTACAACCTGTTTTACGACAAAAGGGGAAAACCGGTCCAAGGAGACTTCTTTTTTTCGAAATGA
- a CDS encoding glycosyltransferase family 2 protein: MNVSVILLTYNSAKSLHKTLTSLTRLSDDIHAVDSFSSDETVEILKSYKVKVVQHEFENYAKQRNWAITNLKTAYDWQLHVDSEEWLSEELIENIKKLDENDLVGINGIMIQRLVVFLNRKILHGGMTPIWHLRLFRSGCGKCEEKKYDQHFMVEGKTIKIEGYILDNICTDLSEFILKHNRWSNLEAEEYLENLKSKSGTSPRVIKGKLFGNSMERKRWFKEAYLKLPLFIRPYLLFFYRYVIKRGFLDGIEGLIFFTLQTFWFRFLIDAKIYEKTTQKKNRSLQ, translated from the coding sequence ATGAACGTCTCGGTGATCCTCTTAACCTACAATTCGGCAAAAAGCCTCCATAAAACGCTTACAAGTTTAACCCGACTCTCCGACGACATCCACGCCGTGGATTCCTTTAGCAGCGATGAGACGGTCGAGATTTTAAAGTCTTATAAAGTCAAGGTCGTTCAACATGAATTCGAAAACTACGCCAAGCAAAGAAACTGGGCGATAACAAACCTAAAGACCGCATACGATTGGCAGCTCCACGTGGATTCCGAGGAGTGGTTATCGGAGGAGTTAATTGAAAACATAAAAAAACTGGATGAAAACGACTTAGTCGGAATTAACGGGATCATGATCCAACGGCTTGTGGTGTTTTTAAATAGAAAAATCCTGCACGGGGGGATGACCCCGATCTGGCACTTGAGGTTATTTCGATCCGGTTGTGGAAAATGCGAAGAAAAAAAGTATGACCAGCATTTCATGGTCGAGGGAAAAACGATCAAAATAGAGGGTTACATCCTGGACAACATTTGCACTGACCTAAGCGAGTTTATCCTCAAGCATAACCGCTGGTCGAACTTGGAAGCCGAGGAGTACCTGGAAAATTTAAAATCAAAAAGCGGAACTTCTCCCCGGGTGATCAAAGGAAAGCTTTTTGGCAACAGCATGGAAAGGAAAAGATGGTTTAAAGAAGCCTACTTGAAGCTCCCTCTTTTTATTCGGCCTTACTTGCTGTTTTTTTATCGCTACGTCATAAAAAGGGGGTTCCTGGATGGGATCGAGGGGCTCATTTTTTTTACCCTTCAAACTTTCTGGTTTAGGTTCCTTATCGATGCAAAGATATATGAAAAGACCACTCAAAAGAAGAACCGATCCTTGCAATGA